From a single Adhaeribacter swui genomic region:
- the folE gene encoding GTP cyclohydrolase I FolE, producing MDKPHTTNIPTDLENEETDPIAPNISIETPLRPDAFALSDADKIERITFYFREIMHTLGLDLTDDSLQGTPHRVAKMYVNEVFRGLNPENKPQAKLFENRYAYNQMLVERDITIYSYCEHHFVPIIGKAHVAYIPENNVVGLSKLNRIVQYFAKRPQVQERLTMQIADELKNVLHTQNVAVYIEADHLCVMSRGVNDVGSSTITTEFSGLFREDKYRHEFLQYIRK from the coding sequence ATGGATAAACCCCATACCACTAATATACCTACTGATTTGGAAAACGAAGAAACTGACCCAATCGCTCCTAATATATCCATCGAAACGCCGCTCCGGCCCGATGCTTTTGCCTTAAGTGATGCCGATAAAATTGAACGGATTACGTTTTATTTTCGCGAAATTATGCACACGCTCGGCTTAGATTTAACCGACGATAGTTTGCAAGGCACCCCGCACCGGGTAGCCAAAATGTACGTAAACGAAGTATTCCGGGGCCTGAACCCGGAAAATAAACCCCAAGCCAAACTATTCGAGAACCGCTACGCCTACAATCAAATGCTGGTAGAGCGCGACATTACCATTTACTCGTACTGCGAGCACCATTTTGTACCCATTATTGGCAAAGCCCACGTAGCCTATATTCCCGAAAACAACGTGGTGGGATTATCTAAGTTAAACCGCATTGTGCAGTATTTCGCTAAGCGGCCGCAAGTACAAGAACGCTTAACCATGCAAATCGCCGATGAATTAAAAAATGTGCTGCATACCCAAAACGTAGCCGTTTACATTGAGGCCGATCATTTATGCGTGATGAGCCGGGGCGTAAACGATGTGGGTAGCAGCACCATTACCACGGAGTTCTCCGGATTGTTTCGGGAAGATAAATACCGGCACGAGTTTTTACAGTACATCCGGAAGTAA
- a CDS encoding TIGR01777 family oxidoreductase — translation MAGKILITGGTGLIGTRLSEMLIDLGYEVAHLSRNGVKHSRYQTFKWDIAKNYIEEKALTYTDYIINLAGAGVADEKWTEKRKQEIRDSRVNGTNLLINQLQKTSHHVKGFISASAVGIYGNSGERLVAEESSYAENDFLANVCREWEAAANQANNLGIRTAIFRIGIVLSKEGGALPQLAKPIKLLVGAPLGSGQQYISWIHLDDMCRLLIAALEDHQFQGVYNAVAPHPVTNEEFTQKLAEVLHKPLTGLKVPAFGLKLVLGEMSETVLGGTRVSANRVLQTGFTYEYNYLEEALESFYAKEV, via the coding sequence ATGGCAGGTAAAATATTAATCACCGGTGGTACGGGGCTGATTGGCACCCGGCTCTCCGAAATGCTCATCGATCTGGGCTACGAAGTAGCGCATTTAAGCCGGAATGGCGTCAAACACTCTCGCTATCAGACTTTTAAATGGGATATCGCTAAAAATTACATCGAAGAAAAAGCCCTTACTTATACCGATTACATTATTAACCTGGCCGGTGCCGGTGTAGCCGACGAAAAATGGACCGAGAAACGCAAGCAGGAAATACGCGATAGCCGGGTAAACGGTACCAATCTTTTAATCAACCAGCTTCAAAAAACGTCGCACCACGTTAAAGGATTTATTTCAGCTTCGGCGGTGGGCATTTATGGCAACAGCGGCGAACGCCTGGTAGCCGAGGAAAGCAGTTACGCCGAAAACGATTTTCTGGCTAACGTGTGCCGCGAATGGGAAGCGGCGGCCAATCAGGCTAATAATTTAGGTATTCGCACGGCTATTTTCCGGATTGGCATTGTGCTGAGTAAAGAAGGCGGCGCTCTACCCCAATTAGCTAAACCGATTAAGCTTTTGGTGGGTGCTCCATTAGGCTCAGGGCAACAATACATTTCCTGGATTCATCTGGACGATATGTGCCGCTTACTTATCGCGGCTCTCGAAGATCATCAGTTTCAGGGGGTATACAACGCCGTAGCCCCACACCCGGTTACCAACGAAGAATTTACCCAAAAACTAGCCGAAGTATTACACAAACCACTTACTGGTTTAAAAGTACCCGCCTTTGGTTTAAAACTGGTACTCGGTGAAATGAGCGAAACTGTACTGGGCGGCACCCGGGTTAGCGCCAACAGAGTGCTCCAAACTGGTTTTACCTACGAGTACAATTACCTCGAAGAAGCCTTGGAATCGTTTTACGCGAAAGAAGTTTAA
- a CDS encoding DUF4268 domain-containing protein, protein MYTREQASQLRQAFWTTFGQYMTPVLSAEGLKANWINYNTGFKNLYFRMKADKKTASIGIEITHADLEIQEFFMEQFMALKNLLHDTVGEEWVWNSHVPDENDRLISRIYKEISPVNVFNRDDWPTLISFFKPRIIALDAFWSDAQYSFEELR, encoded by the coding sequence ATGTACACCCGCGAACAAGCCTCTCAACTCCGGCAAGCTTTCTGGACTACTTTTGGCCAATACATGACGCCCGTGCTGTCGGCCGAAGGATTAAAGGCCAACTGGATTAACTACAATACCGGATTTAAAAACCTTTACTTCCGGATGAAAGCCGATAAAAAAACAGCTTCTATTGGCATAGAAATAACTCATGCGGATCTGGAAATTCAAGAGTTTTTCATGGAACAATTTATGGCTTTGAAAAACTTATTGCACGACACGGTAGGCGAAGAATGGGTTTGGAACTCGCACGTACCCGACGAAAATGACCGGCTTATTTCCCGGATTTACAAAGAAATTAGCCCGGTTAACGTATTTAATCGCGATGACTGGCCCACCCTGATTTCCTTTTTTAAACCCCGTATTATTGCCCTGGATGCTTTTTGGAGCGATGCCCAGTATTCTTTTGAAGAGCTTCGGTAA
- a CDS encoding M81 family metallopeptidase has translation MFVKRLISLSVCCVLIALFSFASYSKNHPAPGLKSKKQVKNFQKKPLPRIAIAGIGTESSTFSPALTREDAFRTRQGEDTYVYYPFLAPDSVDRSRATWIPTLVANASPGGAVTRETYESLVKQTLDLLRKNAPYDGLYLDIHGAMSVVGLDDPEGDFIVRIREVIGKKTLISTSMDLHGNVSWRLAQNTDLITCFRMAPHEDRIQTKKRAVDNLLTRLESGQGKPTYKAWIPVPILLPGEKTSTRVEPGKSLYASLVPATAQAGVIDAAIWIGYAWADEPRNHGVVMVTGDNKAKVTTTAEKLAQSFWNVRSQFAFVAPTDSLHEALNKAVASNKRPFFISDSGDNPTAGGAGDVTWTLKEILSRPEFKTENGPLLIYASIPGPEVVSSAVQAGVGGKVDGLAGATVDFRFAPPVRLTGTVKSIDKDQNAVVIQVGSVQVIVTKKRSAYHREEQFTSLNLNPRKTDIVVVKQGYLVPELYDMRAFWIMALTPGGVDQNLEGLTYKRIKRPMFPLDKNMKTPDLKVKFVPSSDSRL, from the coding sequence ATGTTTGTAAAACGCCTAATTTCCTTATCTGTTTGTTGTGTTTTAATCGCCTTGTTCAGCTTTGCCTCTTATAGTAAGAATCATCCGGCGCCCGGATTAAAAAGTAAAAAACAAGTAAAGAATTTTCAAAAAAAGCCGCTCCCGCGCATTGCCATTGCGGGTATTGGCACCGAGTCGAGCACGTTTTCGCCGGCCCTAACCCGGGAAGATGCTTTTAGAACCAGACAAGGAGAAGACACTTATGTTTATTACCCGTTTTTAGCGCCTGATTCTGTGGATCGGAGCCGAGCCACCTGGATTCCTACTTTAGTCGCCAACGCCTCGCCGGGCGGAGCTGTAACCCGCGAAACCTACGAATCTTTAGTGAAACAAACGTTGGATTTGCTCCGGAAAAATGCCCCTTACGACGGCCTTTATTTAGATATTCATGGCGCTATGAGCGTTGTGGGCCTGGATGATCCGGAAGGAGATTTTATTGTGCGAATCCGGGAAGTAATTGGCAAGAAAACCCTTATCTCCACTTCCATGGATTTGCACGGTAATGTTTCGTGGCGGTTGGCACAAAATACTGATTTAATAACTTGCTTCCGGATGGCGCCGCACGAAGACCGCATCCAAACCAAGAAACGGGCCGTTGATAATTTATTAACCAGGCTGGAAAGCGGCCAAGGAAAACCAACCTATAAAGCCTGGATTCCGGTACCTATTTTGTTGCCTGGAGAAAAAACCAGTACTCGCGTGGAGCCCGGCAAAAGTTTATACGCGAGCCTAGTGCCCGCAACGGCGCAAGCCGGTGTTATCGACGCGGCTATCTGGATTGGGTACGCCTGGGCCGACGAACCCCGTAACCACGGCGTAGTAATGGTAACTGGCGATAATAAAGCCAAAGTAACCACAACCGCCGAAAAGCTGGCCCAAAGTTTCTGGAATGTGCGCTCGCAGTTTGCCTTTGTAGCCCCCACCGATTCTTTACACGAAGCTTTGAACAAAGCCGTTGCTAGTAATAAACGTCCTTTCTTTATCAGCGATTCCGGCGATAATCCTACGGCAGGCGGCGCGGGCGACGTAACCTGGACTTTAAAAGAAATCCTTTCCCGACCCGAATTTAAAACAGAAAATGGCCCATTGTTAATTTACGCTTCCATCCCGGGGCCAGAGGTAGTAAGCAGCGCGGTGCAAGCGGGCGTAGGCGGTAAAGTGGATGGTTTAGCAGGCGCTACCGTAGACTTTAGATTTGCCCCACCGGTGCGGCTCACCGGAACCGTAAAAAGCATCGATAAAGACCAGAATGCGGTGGTAATACAGGTGGGTAGCGTACAGGTGATTGTTACTAAAAAACGGAGTGCCTACCACCGGGAAGAACAATTTACCAGTTTAAACCTCAATCCCAGAAAAACGGATATTGTGGTGGTAAAGCAAGGGTATTTGGTGCCCGAACTGTACGACATGCGGGCCTTTTGGATCATGGCCCTTACACCGGGCGGTGTAGATCAGAACCTGGAAGGATTAACATACAAACGCATCAAACGCCCCATGTTTCCGCTGGATAAAAATATGAAAACGCCGGACCTGAAAGTTAAATTTGTTCCTTCTTCGGATAGCCGGTTATAA
- a CDS encoding TolB family protein, translating into MKKVYSAFTWLTIICAGLLLGLTKPVQAQKLGVFEKNTDVGTVKQAGTATFNASTGQYQLSGSGTNIWGDHDEFQFMWKRLKGDFILYSRGNLLGKGVDPHRKIGWMVRSSLDSKSANVNTSIHGDGLTALQFRRSTGAATEEVRSTVTAPDVFQLERRGNKYIMKAARFGEPFVVSEITDVNLGDEVYVGLFICSHNPDVTEKATFQDVRISIPARENFVPYKDYIGSRIELMDVTTGSRQVVYTSPKSLQAPNWTPDGKKLIYNAEGLMYTFDLAKKTPQVLNTDYVKKNNNDHVLSFDGKMLGLSSSSGDPKYGSLVYTVPITGGKPKQITPTGPSYLHGWSPDGKSLLFTGERNKEFDIYKVPAAGGPEVRLTTAQGLDDGSEYTPDGKWIYFNSNRTGTMQIWRMRPDGSQQEAVTTGDYNDWFPHVSPDGKWIVMLSFDKKEVKSNDHPFYKHVYLRLMPIAGGQPKVIAYLYGGQGSINTPSWSPDSKRIAFISNTDMSAGAEAK; encoded by the coding sequence ATGAAGAAAGTTTATTCTGCTTTTACCTGGCTAACAATTATCTGCGCCGGTTTATTGCTTGGTTTGACTAAACCGGTACAAGCGCAAAAATTGGGAGTTTTTGAAAAAAACACCGATGTGGGCACGGTTAAGCAAGCCGGTACCGCTACTTTTAACGCCAGCACCGGGCAATACCAGCTCAGCGGCTCGGGCACCAACATCTGGGGCGACCACGACGAGTTTCAGTTTATGTGGAAGCGGCTGAAAGGGGATTTTATTTTGTACTCGCGGGGTAACTTATTGGGCAAAGGCGTGGATCCGCACCGTAAAATCGGCTGGATGGTGCGCAGCAGTTTAGATTCTAAATCGGCGAACGTAAACACGTCTATTCACGGCGATGGCCTGACGGCTTTGCAGTTCCGGCGCAGTACCGGGGCCGCTACCGAAGAAGTACGCTCCACGGTTACGGCGCCGGATGTATTTCAACTGGAAAGACGCGGCAATAAGTATATCATGAAAGCGGCCCGTTTTGGGGAGCCGTTTGTTGTTTCCGAAATTACCGACGTAAACTTAGGCGATGAAGTGTACGTGGGTTTATTTATCTGCTCCCACAACCCCGACGTTACCGAAAAAGCTACGTTCCAGGATGTGCGCATTAGTATTCCGGCCCGCGAAAACTTTGTTCCTTATAAAGATTATATTGGCAGCCGCATCGAGTTAATGGATGTGACTACCGGTAGCCGCCAGGTAGTGTATACATCACCTAAATCGTTACAAGCCCCCAACTGGACGCCCGACGGTAAAAAGCTGATTTACAACGCCGAAGGCTTAATGTATACTTTCGACCTCGCCAAAAAAACGCCGCAGGTTTTAAACACGGATTATGTAAAGAAAAATAACAACGACCACGTACTTTCTTTTGACGGTAAAATGCTAGGCTTAAGCAGTTCCAGCGGCGACCCCAAGTATGGTTCGCTGGTGTATACCGTACCCATAACCGGCGGCAAACCGAAGCAAATCACCCCCACGGGCCCCTCCTACCTGCACGGCTGGTCGCCGGATGGTAAATCGCTGTTGTTTACCGGTGAGCGCAACAAAGAATTTGATATTTACAAAGTACCCGCCGCGGGCGGCCCGGAAGTACGTTTAACCACAGCCCAGGGCCTGGATGATGGTTCGGAATATACGCCCGATGGCAAATGGATTTACTTTAACTCCAACCGCACTGGCACCATGCAAATCTGGCGGATGCGCCCGGATGGCAGCCAGCAGGAAGCCGTAACCACCGGCGATTACAACGATTGGTTTCCGCATGTATCGCCAGACGGTAAATGGATTGTAATGCTATCATTTGATAAAAAAGAAGTAAAATCCAATGATCATCCGTTTTACAAGCACGTGTATTTGCGCCTGATGCCGATTGCCGGTGGTCAGCCCAAAGTAATTGCTTACTTGTACGGCGGACAAGGCTCGATTAACACGCCTTCCTGGTCGCCGGACAGCAAACGCATTGCCTTTATCAGCAATACCGATATGAGCGCTGGCGCCGAAGCAAAATAA
- a CDS encoding 6-pyruvoyl trahydropterin synthase family protein, giving the protein MKVTVCRKEHFNAAHRLHNPAWSPEMNQKVFGKCNNPNYHGHNYNLTVKLTGTVNPETGYVYDMKILSDLIQTEIIAKFDHQNLNLDTEEFKNLNPTAENIAIVIWNRLRDKISAAYELSVMLSETDRNFVEYHG; this is encoded by the coding sequence ATGAAAGTAACTGTTTGCCGCAAAGAACATTTTAATGCCGCGCACCGGCTGCACAATCCGGCCTGGAGCCCCGAGATGAACCAAAAAGTATTTGGCAAGTGTAATAATCCCAACTACCACGGGCATAACTATAACCTTACCGTAAAATTAACCGGCACCGTTAACCCCGAAACCGGTTACGTGTACGACATGAAAATTCTCAGCGACCTGATTCAAACGGAAATTATAGCTAAATTCGACCACCAAAATCTAAACCTTGACACGGAAGAATTTAAAAATTTGAATCCAACCGCCGAAAATATTGCCATTGTAATCTGGAACCGCCTGCGCGATAAAATTTCGGCGGCCTACGAACTTTCCGTTATGCTTTCTGAAACGGACCGCAATTTTGTAGAATACCATGGATAA
- a CDS encoding 3-keto-disaccharide hydrolase, whose translation MIKTSRLTFSFLLLFSFIFHSALAQKKPKANAEKWISLYNGKDLTGWDIKIAGHALNDNYKNTFRAEGDMIRVSYDEYQNFDGKYGHMYYKTPYSHYILKFEYRFLGNQVPGGEEWNVRNSGIMYHSQSAKSLTMNQEFPVSLEVQLLGGLGTGQRHTGNLCTPGTQMHDMQGKLVSAHCIDSNSKTYNGDQWVKAEIQVYGDSLIRHIIEGDTVFTYQKPEIGEVYWKQGKEDAYSKIWKAQDGAPLKSGYIALQAESHAIDFRNLQLLNLKTQMPPKPRKAKAAPKS comes from the coding sequence ATGATTAAAACTTCGCGTCTAACATTCTCTTTTCTATTGCTGTTTAGCTTTATTTTTCATTCGGCTTTGGCGCAAAAAAAGCCGAAGGCCAATGCAGAAAAATGGATTTCGTTGTATAACGGCAAAGATTTAACCGGTTGGGACATCAAAATTGCCGGCCACGCGCTGAATGATAATTACAAAAATACCTTCCGGGCCGAAGGCGATATGATCCGGGTATCGTACGACGAGTACCAGAACTTTGATGGCAAATATGGGCACATGTATTACAAAACGCCTTATTCGCACTATATTTTAAAATTTGAGTACCGCTTTTTAGGCAACCAGGTACCCGGCGGCGAAGAATGGAACGTGCGCAACAGCGGCATTATGTACCACTCGCAATCGGCTAAGAGTTTAACCATGAACCAGGAATTTCCGGTTTCGTTGGAAGTACAATTACTCGGGGGTTTAGGTACCGGCCAACGGCACACGGGCAATTTATGTACGCCAGGCACGCAAATGCACGACATGCAGGGCAAACTGGTGTCGGCTCATTGCATCGATTCTAATTCCAAAACTTACAACGGCGACCAGTGGGTAAAAGCCGAAATTCAGGTGTACGGCGACTCGCTAATCCGGCACATTATTGAAGGCGATACTGTGTTTACTTACCAAAAACCCGAAATTGGCGAAGTGTACTGGAAGCAAGGCAAAGAAGATGCGTACAGCAAAATCTGGAAAGCGCAGGATGGCGCTCCGTTAAAAAGCGGCTACATTGCCCTGCAAGCCGAAAGCCACGCCATTGATTTCCGGAATTTACAATTATTGAACTTAAAAACGCAAATGCCTCCTAAGCCTCGCAAAGCCAAAGCGGCCCCTAAGTCTTAA
- a CDS encoding OmpH family outer membrane protein translates to MKKSIYLLVVSGVLVMSGCQQNAKVKENSPATTPAVTDKPAVNLSSSDSSTLETQGSTATAATGTGQKFGYINSADLLKQMPETKKAEASLQAFVNGLEKQFGGLQTSYQKQITDFQAQEKTMVDAVKQTKIKAIQDLEQQMQQSQASGQQKVAAKREELFKPILDKAEKAVKDVGKENGYDYVFDASTGSFIYAKDSHDIMPLVKAKLGIK, encoded by the coding sequence ATGAAAAAATCTATTTATCTGTTGGTAGTAAGCGGCGTTTTGGTAATGTCGGGATGTCAGCAAAATGCCAAAGTAAAAGAAAACAGCCCCGCTACCACCCCAGCCGTAACAGATAAGCCCGCCGTTAATTTATCTTCTTCGGATTCTTCTACCCTGGAAACGCAAGGCAGTACCGCCACCGCCGCTACTGGTACCGGCCAGAAATTTGGCTACATCAACTCTGCCGATTTGTTAAAACAAATGCCCGAAACTAAAAAAGCCGAAGCAAGTTTGCAGGCTTTTGTAAATGGTTTAGAAAAACAATTTGGCGGTTTACAAACCAGCTACCAAAAACAGATTACCGATTTTCAGGCTCAGGAAAAAACCATGGTGGATGCCGTGAAACAAACCAAAATTAAAGCTATCCAGGACCTGGAACAGCAAATGCAGCAATCGCAGGCGTCGGGACAGCAAAAAGTAGCCGCCAAACGCGAAGAGTTATTTAAGCCTATTCTGGATAAAGCCGAAAAAGCAGTAAAAGACGTGGGTAAAGAAAACGGCTACGATTACGTTTTTGATGCCAGCACCGGCTCGTTTATTTACGCCAAAGACAGCCACGACATTATGCCTTTGGTAAAAGCGAAGTTAGGAATTAAGTAA